Proteins encoded together in one Bactrocera dorsalis isolate Fly_Bdor unplaced genomic scaffold, ASM2337382v1 BdCtg177, whole genome shotgun sequence window:
- the LOC125780185 gene encoding uncharacterized protein LOC125780185 gives MSAKPKAAHTITGTKEDHSPFTRSNKTPRSPDRQCAQMLKVATPTPQEVTPTNTVSHDVTELNSVTMPTKKASVADLPIQGTTSSENAISVSEGESTLIELGILIEELIALTHGQKQRHVKQHMRNIIDKISQLQKQAVAEVTESATHPIAQVKRGRSTLTEEPMGEEQTLQQNKRSCINSPKTRARTCLISQFKQSKLSSQMFEATAKPPTRILSTQLAKGPDNKATTNNPMEEQWNVVAKKANQKAAKLPKTKPQAILISKSGDLSYAEILRKIKSDSALSGFGNNVTKIRKTQNGEMLLQLSGTAIPTDSQENMKKCLGDQAHIKLLTQETLLECKDIDEVTSKEEVLYALRRELGNTELPISTIKNLRKSYGDTQTALIKLPVEAARQLLLTRRLKVGWVNCRIREYRQPQRCFKCLDYGHTAKTCTNEDRSRLCRRCGEGEHQAKDCNNKPKCFLCLKAGSKEIDHFTGSVRCPVYKKAAQQIT, from the coding sequence ATGTCAGCTAAACCTAAAGCAGCACATACCATTACTGGTACTAAGGAGGATCATAGTCCGTTCACAAGGAGCAATAAGACCCCCCGATCACCTGATCGACAATGCGCTCAGATGTTAAAAGTTGCTACACCAACTCCACAAGAAGTGACTCCAACAAACACTGTCTCGCACGATGTGACCGAATTAAATAGCGTCACAATGCCAACTAAAAAGGCTAGCGTAGCCGATCTGCCAATACAAGGCACCACTAGCAGCGAAAATGCAATAAGTGTGAGCGAAGGAGAGAGCACACTTATTGAGCTGGGCATACTGATAGAAGAGCTAATCGCGCTCACCCATGGCCAAAAACAAAGGCATGTTAAACAGCACATGCGTAACATAATTGATAAGATCTCGCAACTGCAAAAACAAGCAGTAGCAGAGGTTACAGAGTCGGCTACCCACCCAATCGCCCAGGTGAAAAGAGGTCGCAGCACTCTCACTGAAGAACCAATGGGGGAGGAGCAGAccctacaacaaaacaaacggtCATGCATCAATTCGCCAAAAACACGAGCAAGAACATGTTTAATTAGTCAGTTCAAACAATCAAAACTAAGTTCTCAAATGTTCGAAGCCACGGCAAAGCCGCCAACAAGAATATTAAGTACGCAGCTAGCAAAAGGGCCTGATAataaggcaacaacaaataatccaatGGAGGAACAGTGGAATGTAGTAGCAAAGAAAGCCAACCAGAAAGCagcaaaattaccaaaaacaaaaccacaagcgatattaatttcaaaaagtgGGGACCTTTCCTATGCGGAAATTCTAAGGAAAATCAAGTCCGACTCAGCGCTCAGCGGATTCGGAAATAACGTCACTAAGATACGTAAAACGCAAAATGGTGAAATGTTGCTACAACTAAGCGGAACTGCGATTCCAACCGACTCCCAGGAGAACATGAAGAAGTGTCTAGGGGATCAAGCCCACATTAAACTGCTGACCCAGGAGACCCTACTGGAGTGCAAAGACATTGATGAGGTTACAAGCAAGGAAGAAGTTCTTTACGCCCTGCGGAGAGAATTAGGTAACACTGAACTGCCGATCTCAACAATTAAGAACTTAAGAAAGTCCTATGGAGACACCCAAACAGCCCTCATTAAACTCCCAGTTGAGGCAGCTAGACAGCTTCTACTGACTAGAAGGCTGAAAGTTGGATGGGTAAATTGCCGTATTCGAGAATACAGACAACCACAGCGGTGCTTTAAATGTCTAGATTATGGACACACTGCAAAAACCTGCACAAATGAGGACAGGTCCAGACTCTGTAGAAGATGTGGCGAAGGGGAGCACCAGGCAAAGGACTGCAACAACAAGCCAAAATGTTTTCTCTGCCTGAAAGCCGGTTCAAAGGAAATTGATCACTTTACTGGAAGCGTCAGGTGCCCAGTATATAAGAAGGCAGCTCAGCAGATAACATGA